In Anopheles arabiensis isolate DONGOLA chromosome 2, AaraD3, whole genome shotgun sequence, the genomic window CGTAAACGCGCCAGTGGTTGAAGTTTCGTATCGAATACGAACAACAGCAACCCCAAAACGATGAACGCTTAGTAAACGATGCTAGAGCACTAACAtagattgcaaaaaaaaaaatgcattgctGCAAgtataatgtgtgtgtgcataataGAGTGTgtttaacaaacaaacgatcatGCATACATTATTTTGCTatacgttttatttttcaattgcaATGCAGAAGAGACGAGCTCGTCTCATCTATTGCAAGCGCAGTGGGAATGGAAAGGAGGTGAGCCGAGCCGAGCGCAAGTCATTTCTGCAacgcaggcacacacacagccgtgTATTGCACATTACGATATAAGTAAGAAAATGTAAACCGATCGAAGAGTGAAAAGAGAATATCCACTGGATGATTTCAAGCGATACGACGACGCCCGCCACAAgatgctgctgcgagccaCATATACACAGAGACGAAAAGGAAAAGTGgaagatagaaagagaaagagagagagagagagccagcCCATAGGGCGTCAATGAAACAGTAAGGGGGAAAGTGGAAGGTATGTTAGCAGGAGGAAGAATAGTGCAAGCGCATTGAGTTATAAATGACGATGGTTATCTACTAATTACCAACTATatggagaaaacaaaaaaaaacaaacacatacataatGAGATGAAGTGGGAGACGACGGAAACAGTGAACATatagagagaaggaaaaaacgaaCAGTTATAGAAATAGAAGCTGCGCTAAAACGTAGAAGAATAgtcgcaacaaaacacacgtacactccctcacacacacctATTACACTAACAAttatacacacaaaacacacacgcaatgtGGTGGTGGGAGAAAGGTGCAGCGGGAAACCAGATCCACCCACACGCCGAGTGCACGTTTACCGGCAAAGTTGGTAAATGTGGGGCGGGTTTGTGGTGTTTGTACACGGAGGATGAAGAGAAAACAtgatgcaaaacaacaacagcagcagcagcagcagcagcaacagcagcaacaaccgccGCGCGCGCAACCCTTACAGATTAATGATTACTGATGGATTAttgaataattattattattatatattattattctataaattatatattatatttgAAAGGTAACCAATATAAAAACTGAAAACACGGAATATTATAAGTAATGAAGCAGCAAACTCTAAACAACCAACACATTATTCTGCCTCTCCCCGTCATCGATGGTACTGATGCACGTGAATTGGTAAAGGGCGAACTATGATTATCACCATGATGACATTGGTTGGGGaatttccaaacaaaacagacaaacTCCATGCTTGATTTTACTAtaaattttttattcatttcttttacaattagtagaatagaaaaaaatatgatgATGAAATGGCAGCTACCTTATTTACTTTTGGTGGAAGAAATTTCAGATGATTCATTAGCCCCCGTCCGTTGCCCTATCGCTTACAGTCTATTCGAGAACTATTGCATTTCGATCATATTTGTGGCACTGCCGAATCAAATTGCAAAAATATCTTAGTATTGCTCATGCATGGAGAGATGACGCGTTGTAATGTGCATCAAGtcgctccccccccctctccactGTCTGTTGCGGGTAGGAGGTTCTCACAGCTCGAGTGTTTGAAAATGCGTCGCTCGACCTCCTCCTGCATTTTCTCCACCTTGCGCGTTTGCTTCTTGATGTTATCCTCCATCAGCTTGTGCGTGTCCGCTTTGGCATCGCTGTGCTTGTGCTTCTCGAGGCTTAGCGCATGCTCCGCGTGCATGTGGCGCAGCTTGAGCAGGCGACTTTCGTAGTGCAACAGCTCCACCTTCAGTGAGGCCAGCTCGTCCGCACTAAAGTCACTGGCGAGCGCGACCCGCCACAGGCCCTGCACCTTCGGTTCGACAAAATCCTGGCTCTTCGGTCCCTTCGAGGCGATCCGGTCCAACCGATCGAAGTTGTCCCGAATCTCCCGGTGCTTTTCGCGCAGCTGGTTCGATTTGTGCAGATAGGCGTGCTGCTTGTTGGCGCCCGGCTGCGAACGATCCGTCTCCTCCGCCCGATCGACCTCATTGTACCGATCATGCTCCTCGTCGTTGACTGCGTTCAGCAGCGCATCATCGTCGCGGCGGCTTCCCTGTCcagcggcaccgccatcatcatcatcgcccagCCGCTCCAGCAAACTGTAGTAAACATCGATCTTCGCCTGATGGTGATCGAACTCTTCGCGCAGCGCGTCTAGCTCCTCCTTCGTGAAGCCGGCCGACTCGGCCTTATCCCACAGCTTGTTCAGCTTTTTGTCCTTGAAGAGGCTCTTGTTTTTGTACGTGTCCTTCTTCGGCGCCCCGTCGGACGATTTGGCCAGCTTGTACTTTTCCGGATCCTGCGTATCGTCGAAATGTTCCAGCAGCCCGTACGTGCTCATGATGCTGACC contains:
- the LOC120893786 gene encoding alpha-2-macroglobulin receptor-associated protein gives rise to the protein MPLFTRLCAIVFTVLVCKHVVQSEKAHSKYSKHANALPDSEIYEPDFRNIQRPFRMAKLNLVWTKAQHRLTEPKLKSLYTELKLHDKEELTYKQLKEKDKDGLKEAELRNKLVSIMSTYGLLEHFDDTQDPEKYKLAKSSDGAPKKDTYKNKSLFKDKKLNKLWDKAESAGFTKEELDALREEFDHHQAKIDVYYSLLERLGDDDDGGAAGQGSRRDDDALLNAVNDEEHDRYNEVDRAEETDRSQPGANKQHAYLHKSNQLREKHREIRDNFDRLDRIASKGPKSQDFVEPKVQGLWRVALASDFSADELASLKVELLHYESRLLKLRHMHAEHALSLEKHKHSDAKADTHKLMEDNIKKQTRKVEKMQEEVERRIFKHSSCENLLPATDSGEGGGAT